A region of Myxococcus stipitatus DSM 14675 DNA encodes the following proteins:
- a CDS encoding phosphomannomutase/phosphoglucomutase, with protein MNAHIFREYDIRGLVDKDLTAEVVELLGKGLGTIIRRKGGRFIAVGRDCRESSTRFRDSLCAGLTSTGLNVYDVGVVPTPLTYFAANTLPVDGLAMITGSHNPPEYNGFKIGAGKTTFHSHEIQALRKLIEAADFEVSATRGTVTPFDIITPYNHFVRQTVKVGRKGMKIVIDAGNGTGGAIAVPLFESMGFEVVPLFCEMDATFPNHHPDPTVVENLQDLIAAVKREKAEVGIAYDGDSDRIGVIDDQGNILWGDQLMVLFSRYVLKDSPGAAIVGEVKCSYTLYDDIAKRGGKPVMWKAGHSLIKAKMKEEHAELAGEMSGHIFFKNRYYGFDDAVYSSARLLEILTHEKQKLSELLADVPKTYASPELRFDTKEEKKFEMVKRATEWLRAAGHDIIDVDGVRVTFPDGWGLIRASNTQPILVLRFEANTPERLKEIQALIEGTVARVQREVGG; from the coding sequence ATGAACGCGCATATCTTCCGCGAATACGACATCCGGGGCCTGGTCGATAAGGACCTCACGGCCGAGGTGGTGGAGCTCCTGGGCAAGGGCCTGGGCACCATCATCCGCCGCAAGGGCGGCCGCTTCATCGCCGTGGGCCGCGACTGCCGTGAGTCGTCCACCCGCTTCCGCGACTCGCTCTGTGCCGGCCTGACGTCCACCGGCCTGAATGTCTACGACGTGGGCGTGGTGCCCACGCCGCTCACGTACTTCGCCGCCAACACCCTGCCGGTGGATGGCCTGGCCATGATTACCGGCAGCCACAACCCGCCGGAGTACAACGGCTTCAAGATTGGCGCCGGGAAGACCACCTTCCACAGCCACGAAATCCAGGCGCTGCGCAAGCTCATCGAGGCCGCCGACTTCGAGGTCTCCGCCACCCGTGGCACCGTCACCCCCTTCGACATCATCACCCCCTACAACCACTTCGTCCGGCAGACGGTGAAGGTGGGCCGCAAGGGGATGAAGATCGTCATCGACGCGGGCAACGGCACCGGCGGCGCCATCGCGGTCCCCCTGTTCGAGAGCATGGGCTTCGAAGTGGTGCCCCTGTTCTGTGAGATGGACGCGACGTTCCCCAACCACCACCCGGACCCCACGGTGGTGGAGAACCTCCAGGACCTCATCGCCGCGGTGAAGCGCGAGAAGGCGGAGGTCGGCATCGCCTATGACGGCGACAGCGACCGCATCGGCGTCATCGACGACCAGGGCAACATCCTCTGGGGCGACCAGCTCATGGTCCTCTTCAGCCGCTACGTGCTGAAGGACAGCCCGGGCGCGGCCATCGTCGGCGAGGTGAAGTGCAGCTACACGCTGTACGACGACATCGCCAAGCGCGGCGGCAAGCCCGTGATGTGGAAGGCGGGCCACTCGCTCATCAAGGCGAAGATGAAGGAGGAGCACGCGGAGCTGGCCGGGGAGATGAGCGGCCACATCTTCTTCAAGAACCGCTACTACGGCTTCGACGACGCGGTGTACTCGTCCGCGCGCCTCCTGGAGATCCTCACCCACGAGAAGCAGAAGCTCTCCGAGCTGCTCGCCGACGTGCCGAAGACCTACGCCAGCCCCGAGCTGCGCTTCGACACGAAGGAGGAGAAGAAGTTCGAGATGGTCAAGCGCGCCACCGAGTGGCTGCGCGCCGCGGGCCACGACATCATCGACGTGGACGGCGTGCGCGTGACGTTCCCGGATGGCTGGGGCCTGATTCGCGCCTCCAACACGCAGCCCATCCTGGTGCTGCGCTTCGAGGCCAACACGCCCGAGCGCTTGAAGGAGATTCAAGCGCTCATCGAAGGCACCGTCGCTCGCGTCCAGCGCGAAGTCGGAGGGTGA
- a CDS encoding DUF547 domain-containing protein: MDAPLPSRRRFLIPIVLLAALGALGALYVRGMLPASVPSADKPFHYHDYAQVLRHVRADGDVDFSSIGRERADLDRFIESLASFSPHLREDVFPTSEDALAFWLNTYNALVLQQVVDGYPYLESVEQAWLGRFFWGRSWRVGGRRMTLWSLRHRILMGEFADPRVHLALFQATRGGPRMEGSHFQPEFLDAQLNEACRRFVGDKRNVRLDRGTLHLAKLFDTYREDFLAALPEGRRGNVLQFVWAFLPDTCEERPGCDTRADLDLACGPKLDRCKIVFEPEDTALPDAAARAARTER, encoded by the coding sequence GTGGACGCCCCTCTGCCCTCACGCCGCCGGTTCCTGATTCCCATCGTGCTGCTCGCGGCGCTGGGAGCGCTGGGGGCGCTGTACGTCCGAGGCATGTTGCCCGCGTCGGTGCCCTCGGCGGACAAGCCCTTCCACTACCACGACTACGCCCAGGTGCTGCGGCACGTGCGGGCGGATGGGGACGTGGACTTCTCGTCCATCGGCCGGGAGCGGGCGGACCTGGACCGGTTCATCGAGTCGCTCGCATCCTTCTCTCCCCATCTCCGCGAGGATGTCTTCCCCACGTCGGAGGACGCGCTCGCGTTCTGGCTCAACACCTACAACGCGCTCGTGCTCCAGCAGGTCGTGGATGGGTATCCCTATCTGGAGAGCGTGGAGCAGGCGTGGCTGGGCCGGTTCTTCTGGGGCCGCTCGTGGCGCGTGGGCGGCCGGAGGATGACGCTGTGGTCGCTGCGCCACCGCATCCTCATGGGGGAGTTCGCCGACCCGCGCGTCCACCTGGCGCTCTTCCAGGCCACCCGAGGCGGCCCGCGCATGGAGGGCTCCCACTTCCAGCCGGAGTTCCTGGACGCGCAGCTCAACGAGGCCTGCCGCCGCTTCGTCGGCGACAAGCGCAACGTGCGCCTGGACCGAGGCACCCTGCACCTGGCGAAGCTCTTCGACACCTACCGCGAGGACTTCCTGGCCGCGCTGCCCGAAGGACGCCGAGGCAACGTGCTCCAGTTCGTCTGGGCCTTCCTGCCCGACACCTGCGAGGAGCGGCCGGGCTGCGACACCCGCGCGGACCTGGACCTGGCCTGTGGCCCCAAGCTGGACCGCTGCAAAATCGTCTTCGAGCCGGAGGACACCGCGCTCCCGGACGCCGCCGCCCGCGCCGCGCGCACCGAGCGCTGA
- a CDS encoding helix-turn-helix domain-containing protein, whose translation MMMPSRPVGELLREWRQRRSLSQLDLAMRAEVSARHVSFLETGRSSPSRDMLLHLAEELDVPLRERNALLMAAGFAPAYPENSLEEPQMKAAREAVELVLSGHEPYPALAVDRHWHLVTANRAVGLLLEGIPAELLTPPLNVLRLSLHPEGLAPNILNLEQWRAHILARLHRQAAATADAKLAELLVELRGMGGGGGAPEVHAPDFTSLVVPLRVRTRLGVLSFISTTTVFGTPRDITLSELAIESFFPADAATGELLRKAAEAARRSELS comes from the coding sequence ATGATGATGCCGAGCCGTCCGGTGGGAGAGTTGCTGCGGGAGTGGCGCCAGCGCCGCAGCTTGAGTCAGTTGGATTTGGCGATGCGCGCGGAGGTGTCCGCGCGTCACGTGAGCTTCCTGGAGACGGGCCGTTCCTCGCCCAGCCGGGACATGCTGTTGCACCTGGCGGAGGAGCTGGACGTGCCGCTGCGCGAGCGCAACGCCCTCCTGATGGCCGCGGGCTTCGCGCCCGCGTATCCGGAGAACTCGCTGGAGGAGCCGCAGATGAAGGCGGCGCGCGAGGCGGTGGAGCTGGTGCTGTCCGGACACGAGCCGTACCCTGCGCTCGCGGTGGACCGGCACTGGCACCTCGTCACGGCGAACCGCGCGGTGGGCCTGTTGTTGGAGGGCATTCCCGCGGAGCTGCTCACGCCGCCCCTCAACGTGCTGCGCCTGAGCCTGCACCCCGAGGGCCTGGCGCCGAACATCCTCAACCTGGAGCAGTGGCGCGCGCACATCCTGGCGCGGCTCCACCGTCAGGCGGCGGCCACGGCGGACGCGAAGCTGGCGGAGCTGCTCGTGGAGCTTCGCGGAATGGGCGGCGGCGGTGGCGCGCCCGAGGTGCACGCGCCCGACTTCACCAGCCTGGTGGTGCCCTTGCGCGTGCGGACGCGGCTGGGCGTGTTGTCCTTCATCAGCACGACGACGGTGTTCGGCACGCCCAGGGACATCACCCTGTCGGAGCTGGCCATCGAGTCGTTCTTCCCCGCGGACGCCGCGACGGGAGAGCTGCTTCGCAAGGCCGCCGAGGCGGCGCGGCGCTCCGAGCTGTCCTGA
- a CDS encoding serine/threonine protein kinase, which translates to MACGHCAVEHPVGTSCPAVPSLEGQRHGPLVLREAVGWGSVGTVYRAEHGPSGHLFAVKVLHPRLAVRPLVRAAFLEEARRLRGLRHRHVARVLDARPGPQGLPCMLMEYVEGEDLARLPVPLPPGEVVGLLTQVLEALEAAHARGLVHGGLSTECLRLTRGERRVKVLGFETRAVLTARLTPRERACGMVVGSPEFLAPEQWMGLAVDARTDVYALGVVGYLLVTGRLPFGFGRVGGMSPVRPEVVDSSVPRGLSAALLRALAEEPEERFENAREFREALLEGMGRATARTRTLRGGVSIFGDALPEDGATPMHAALREVAHNEEGSRTSAAVAEVPAFRGDTGGGLASDVALGGVRAVGLAPRMDARREVTDAAWGSARPEATAPRMDARGEVTDAAWVSARPEGTAPRMDARGEVTDAAWGSARLEATAPRMDARGEVTDAAWVSARSEATAPRMEAPTGLCVRLGLAPDAEFVPVRVGDVTVKGFFAAWAGPLPPLAAQVPVELMLGKRQVVGDCDVVRHVTSEEARGWGGASGLYVQFAGESARDLLAHALGVGVVHGVLDAEPVPDAEVALLLVRSAGLEKDPYALLGALPHEDFEQVRRRALSTLRHLSQFRQRPLPVGQRQALEDLLRRVDAAGRALGEPSSRVGLDAARGNLAGVARCLDAGLSEESTGALRQVFLSTRPLAETRARALFDQGHALEAAQSLAGALARYAEALVLDPLNVPWLRHYRALRKKLRLTPTPAVDVREVAVSTA; encoded by the coding sequence ATGGCATGCGGACACTGCGCGGTGGAGCATCCGGTGGGCACGAGTTGTCCGGCGGTTCCGTCTCTGGAGGGACAGCGGCACGGGCCGCTGGTGCTGCGTGAGGCCGTGGGTTGGGGGTCGGTCGGCACGGTGTATCGGGCCGAGCATGGGCCTTCGGGTCATCTCTTCGCGGTGAAGGTGTTGCACCCGAGGCTGGCGGTGCGGCCGTTGGTGAGGGCCGCGTTCCTCGAGGAGGCTCGGCGGCTGCGGGGCCTGCGGCATCGCCATGTGGCGCGGGTGCTGGATGCGCGCCCCGGGCCACAGGGGCTGCCGTGCATGTTGATGGAGTACGTGGAGGGCGAGGACCTCGCGCGCCTGCCCGTTCCGCTTCCGCCCGGGGAGGTGGTGGGGCTGCTGACGCAGGTGCTGGAGGCGCTGGAGGCCGCGCATGCGCGCGGGTTGGTGCACGGCGGGTTGTCGACGGAGTGCCTGCGGCTCACGCGGGGGGAGCGGCGGGTGAAGGTGCTCGGCTTCGAGACGCGCGCGGTGCTGACCGCGCGGCTCACGCCGAGGGAGCGCGCGTGCGGGATGGTGGTGGGCTCGCCGGAGTTCCTCGCGCCCGAGCAGTGGATGGGGCTCGCGGTGGATGCGCGCACGGATGTGTATGCGCTGGGGGTGGTGGGGTACCTGCTCGTGACGGGGCGGCTGCCGTTCGGGTTCGGGCGCGTCGGAGGCATGTCGCCGGTGCGGCCGGAGGTGGTGGACTCGAGTGTTCCGCGGGGGCTCTCGGCCGCGCTGCTGCGAGCGCTGGCGGAGGAGCCTGAGGAGCGGTTCGAGAACGCGCGGGAGTTTCGTGAGGCGTTGCTGGAGGGGATGGGCCGGGCGACGGCGCGCACGCGCACGTTGAGGGGTGGGGTCTCCATCTTCGGAGATGCGCTGCCCGAGGATGGCGCGACGCCGATGCACGCGGCGCTGCGGGAGGTGGCGCACAACGAGGAGGGCTCGCGTACAAGTGCGGCGGTTGCCGAGGTGCCCGCGTTCCGGGGAGACACAGGAGGCGGACTCGCTTCAGACGTGGCGCTCGGCGGTGTGCGTGCTGTCGGCCTTGCGCCACGGATGGATGCGCGACGAGAGGTGACGGACGCGGCGTGGGGCAGCGCGCGGCCCGAGGCCACCGCGCCACGGATGGATGCGCGAGGAGAGGTGACGGACGCGGCGTGGGTCAGCGCGCGGCCCGAGGGCACCGCGCCACGGATGGATGCGCGAGGAGAGGTGACGGACGCGGCGTGGGGCAGCGCGCGGCTCGAGGCCACCGCGCCACGGATGGATGCGCGAGGAGAGGTGACGGACGCAGCGTGGGTCAGCGCGCGGTCCGAGGCCACCGCGCCGCGGATGGAGGCCCCCACGGGGCTGTGTGTCCGGCTGGGCCTCGCGCCGGATGCGGAGTTCGTCCCCGTGCGGGTGGGGGATGTGACGGTGAAGGGCTTCTTCGCCGCGTGGGCGGGGCCGTTACCGCCGCTGGCCGCGCAGGTCCCCGTGGAGTTGATGTTGGGGAAGCGGCAGGTGGTGGGCGACTGCGACGTCGTCCGCCACGTCACGAGCGAGGAGGCGCGGGGCTGGGGCGGCGCCTCGGGCCTCTATGTCCAGTTCGCGGGCGAGTCGGCGCGAGACCTCCTGGCGCATGCGCTGGGCGTAGGGGTCGTGCACGGAGTCCTGGACGCGGAGCCTGTCCCCGATGCGGAGGTGGCGCTGCTGCTGGTGCGTTCGGCGGGCCTGGAGAAGGACCCCTATGCCCTGCTGGGCGCGCTGCCCCACGAGGACTTCGAGCAGGTGCGCCGTCGCGCCCTCTCCACGCTGCGCCACCTGAGCCAGTTCCGTCAGCGCCCCCTTCCGGTGGGGCAGCGACAGGCCCTGGAGGACCTGCTGCGCCGGGTGGATGCGGCGGGCCGTGCGTTGGGGGAGCCCTCGTCTCGCGTGGGCCTCGACGCCGCGCGGGGCAACCTCGCCGGAGTCGCGCGCTGCCTCGACGCGGGCCTGTCGGAGGAGAGCACCGGAGCCTTGCGCCAGGTGTTCCTCTCCACGCGTCCTCTCGCGGAGACCCGGGCACGGGCGCTCTTCGACCAGGGGCACGCGCTGGAAGCAGCGCAATCCCTGGCGGGGGCCCTGGCACGCTATGCCGAGGCATTGGTGCTGGACCCCTTGAACGTGCCCTGGCTGCGTCACTACCGCGCGCTGCGAAAGAAGCTGCGCCTCACCCCGACGCCGGCCGTGGACGTCCGCGAGGTCGCGGTCTCCACGGCCTGA
- a CDS encoding NADPH-dependent FMN reductase: protein MTAPRILAISGTLRADGFNRHLLAVGVAKARELGADVDVLDLKLLNLPIYDGDVEAQGLPAPVVELRERVAQAQGFLISSPEYNSSIPGGLKNAIDWASRAPGKRFQGKWTAIMGATPGPFGTARMQPHLRQVMSSTGALVMPTQVHVARASEFFTPEGALKDPARQREVDALVAELVERVKKG from the coding sequence ATGACGGCGCCTCGCATCCTCGCCATCAGCGGGACTCTTCGCGCGGATGGCTTCAACAGGCATCTTCTGGCGGTGGGGGTGGCGAAGGCGCGGGAGCTGGGCGCGGACGTGGATGTCCTCGACCTGAAGCTCCTGAACCTCCCCATCTACGATGGGGACGTGGAGGCTCAAGGGCTGCCCGCGCCCGTGGTGGAGTTGCGCGAGCGCGTGGCGCAGGCCCAGGGCTTCCTCATCTCCAGCCCGGAGTACAACTCGTCCATTCCCGGCGGCCTGAAGAACGCCATCGACTGGGCCTCCCGGGCACCGGGCAAGCGCTTCCAGGGGAAGTGGACCGCCATCATGGGCGCCACCCCGGGCCCCTTCGGCACCGCGCGCATGCAGCCGCACCTGCGTCAGGTGATGTCCTCGACGGGGGCGCTGGTGATGCCCACCCAGGTGCACGTGGCCAGGGCCTCGGAGTTCTTCACCCCCGAGGGCGCGCTGAAGGACCCGGCCCGGCAGCGGGAAGTGGACGCGCTGGTCGCGGAGTTGGTGGAGCGGGTGAAGAAGGGCTGA
- a CDS encoding cation-translocating P-type ATPase encodes MHEPPPAAPGKDAPASSRGVVPWHALPPERVFEQLESEAGGLTDEQARERLSRHGPNVLQRQKGEGPLKLLWRQVNSPFIWVLIVSAVLAVALGKVTDGLVVAAVVVLNTLIGFVQEFRAGRAIEALSRMVPENATVVRGGSKRAVPAAELVPGDVVEVASGDKVPADMRLVTSRNLQVEEAALTGESVPAAKQPAAVEADAELGDRRSVVFGGTLVTSGMATAVVVATGGATELGRISEMLRQATDLETPLTKALATIAKVITGAILVVSVLLLGVGMARGYDLSEAVVLAITLAVAAIPEGLPAIVTIALAIGVQRMAARRAVIRKLPAVETLGSTTVICSDKTGTLTRNEMTVQALWTPVGRYTMTGVGYSPRGELRREGPSRSELLMPDDVRDLLLGGVLCNDAALDGRDGEWRMTGDPTEGALVVAAEKVGLGVEESRARFRRVDAIPFESEHQFMATLHDDGRGGRRVFLKGAPEVVLKRCHRNGRVTEAQVLEEVERLARRGMRVLAVASRELPGARGSLRPEDVEAGLELLGLEGMMDPPREEAIEAVKACHQAGIVVKMITGDHLATAEAIGTRLGLQEPGTPGVVGAKLEALSDAELEEVAERTNVFARVAPEHKLRLVRALQSRRHVVAMTGDGVNDAPALKQANIGVAMGITGTAVSKEAADIVLTDDNFASIAAAVEEGRRVYDNLIKSLAFVLPTNLGLALILLCAVAFFPIQDFGGGPVPLMAMRPTQLLWINLVATVTLALPLAFEARESDVMRRRPRSPDAPVLSRFVVMRTGLVAVLMAAGAMGLFFWEYHYEVPHVGHARALAEAQTMAVNTVISFQIFYMVMCRTLTGSLRKVGLFSNPSVFMGIGALVLLQLAFMYVPFMRDIFGTAPLSLASIGLSVLVGAVVVPAVGFEKWLRGRKDGGPVERPREERTPPPGRPRERLPA; translated from the coding sequence ATGCACGAGCCGCCACCCGCCGCGCCTGGGAAGGATGCCCCGGCGTCTTCCCGCGGAGTCGTGCCCTGGCATGCGCTGCCACCCGAGCGGGTGTTCGAGCAGTTGGAGAGCGAGGCGGGAGGGCTGACGGATGAGCAGGCGCGAGAGCGGCTGTCCCGTCATGGGCCCAACGTGCTGCAGCGACAGAAGGGCGAAGGGCCGCTGAAGCTGCTCTGGCGTCAGGTGAACAGCCCCTTCATCTGGGTGCTCATCGTCTCCGCGGTGCTGGCGGTGGCGCTGGGGAAGGTGACGGACGGGCTGGTGGTGGCGGCGGTGGTGGTGCTCAACACGCTGATTGGCTTCGTGCAGGAGTTCCGTGCGGGCCGGGCCATCGAGGCGCTGAGCCGGATGGTGCCGGAGAACGCCACCGTCGTCCGGGGGGGCAGCAAGCGCGCGGTGCCCGCGGCGGAGCTGGTGCCGGGGGACGTGGTGGAGGTGGCCTCGGGGGACAAGGTGCCCGCGGACATGCGGCTGGTCACCTCGCGCAACCTGCAGGTGGAGGAGGCCGCGCTCACGGGTGAGTCCGTGCCGGCGGCGAAGCAGCCCGCGGCGGTGGAGGCGGACGCGGAGCTGGGGGACCGGCGCAGCGTCGTCTTCGGCGGGACGCTGGTGACGTCCGGCATGGCGACGGCGGTGGTGGTGGCCACGGGCGGCGCGACGGAGCTGGGGCGCATCTCGGAGATGCTCCGCCAGGCCACGGATTTGGAGACGCCGCTGACGAAGGCGCTGGCGACCATCGCCAAGGTCATCACCGGGGCCATCCTGGTGGTCTCCGTGCTGTTGCTCGGCGTGGGCATGGCGCGCGGCTACGACCTCAGCGAGGCGGTGGTGCTGGCCATCACCCTGGCGGTGGCGGCGATTCCCGAGGGCCTGCCCGCCATCGTCACCATTGCCCTGGCCATCGGCGTGCAGCGCATGGCGGCCCGGCGCGCGGTCATCCGCAAGCTGCCCGCGGTGGAGACGCTGGGCAGCACCACCGTCATCTGCTCGGACAAGACGGGCACGCTGACGCGCAACGAGATGACGGTGCAGGCGCTGTGGACGCCGGTGGGGCGCTACACGATGACGGGCGTGGGGTACTCGCCGCGCGGGGAGTTACGCCGGGAGGGGCCCTCGCGCAGTGAGCTGTTGATGCCCGACGACGTGCGGGACCTCCTGCTCGGAGGCGTGCTGTGCAACGACGCTGCGTTGGACGGGCGGGACGGCGAGTGGCGGATGACGGGAGACCCCACCGAGGGCGCGCTGGTGGTGGCGGCGGAGAAGGTGGGCCTGGGCGTGGAGGAGTCGCGGGCGCGCTTCCGCCGGGTGGATGCGATTCCGTTCGAGTCCGAGCACCAGTTCATGGCGACGCTGCACGACGACGGGCGTGGCGGCCGGCGGGTGTTCCTGAAGGGCGCGCCGGAGGTGGTGCTGAAGCGCTGTCACCGGAACGGGCGGGTGACGGAGGCGCAGGTGCTCGAGGAGGTGGAGCGGCTGGCGCGGCGGGGGATGCGCGTGCTGGCGGTGGCCTCGCGGGAGCTGCCGGGGGCGCGGGGCTCGCTGCGCCCGGAGGACGTGGAGGCGGGGCTGGAGCTCCTGGGGTTGGAGGGGATGATGGACCCTCCGCGCGAGGAGGCCATCGAGGCGGTGAAGGCCTGTCACCAGGCGGGCATCGTCGTGAAGATGATCACGGGCGACCACCTGGCGACGGCGGAGGCCATCGGCACGCGGCTGGGGTTGCAGGAGCCGGGCACTCCGGGCGTCGTGGGCGCGAAGCTGGAGGCGCTGAGCGACGCGGAGCTGGAGGAGGTGGCGGAGCGCACGAATGTCTTCGCGCGGGTGGCGCCGGAGCACAAGCTGCGGCTGGTGCGCGCGCTGCAATCGCGGCGGCACGTGGTGGCGATGACGGGCGATGGCGTGAATGACGCGCCCGCGCTCAAGCAGGCCAACATCGGCGTGGCGATGGGCATCACCGGGACGGCGGTGTCGAAGGAGGCGGCGGACATCGTCCTCACGGACGACAACTTCGCGTCCATCGCGGCGGCGGTGGAGGAGGGGCGTCGCGTCTACGACAACCTCATCAAGTCGCTGGCCTTCGTGCTGCCGACGAACCTGGGCCTGGCGCTGATTCTCCTGTGCGCGGTGGCGTTCTTCCCCATCCAGGACTTCGGTGGCGGGCCGGTGCCGCTGATGGCCATGCGGCCCACGCAGTTGCTCTGGATAAACCTGGTGGCGACGGTGACGCTGGCCTTGCCGCTGGCGTTCGAGGCGCGCGAGTCGGACGTCATGCGGCGCAGGCCGCGCAGTCCGGACGCGCCGGTGCTCAGCCGCTTCGTGGTGATGCGCACGGGGCTGGTGGCGGTGTTGATGGCGGCGGGAGCGATGGGGCTGTTCTTCTGGGAGTACCACTACGAGGTGCCGCACGTGGGCCATGCGCGGGCCCTGGCGGAGGCGCAGACGATGGCCGTCAACACGGTCATCAGCTTCCAGATCTTCTACATGGTGATGTGCCGCACGCTGACGGGCTCGCTGCGCAAGGTGGGCCTGTTCAGCAACCCCTCCGTGTTCATGGGGATTGGGGCGCTGGTGCTCTTGCAGCTCGCCTTCATGTACGTGCCCTTCATGCGGGACATCTTCGGCACGGCGCCGCTGTCGCTGGCGTCCATCGGCCTGTCCGTGCTGGTGGGCGCGGTGGTGGTGCCCGCGGTGGGCTTCGAGAAGTGGCTGCGGGGCCGCAAGGACGGAGGCCCGGTGGAGCGTCCTCGAGAGGAGCGCACGCCACCTCCTGGCAGGCCGCGCGAGCGGCTCCCCGCGTGA
- a CDS encoding ROK family protein, giving the protein MATLGIDLGGTFARAAVVDEGGKMLASAKVALAERSPSSVVETIAEAASAAVRSAGVIVDACGVGAAAQIHKDSGVLSVAPNLGWRNVPLGQLLTDRLGQPVKVVNDLSAAAWGELHVGAGRGAQDLLVVFVGSGVGSAIISGGRLLDGAGGVAGELGHVKVVPGGRRCGCGEQGCLEAYTGGHNLIAQARELLDAGASPALAHLVGDEGTKLTPVTLEQAAEAGDAAAREVYERAAHFLALAVANQVTVLNPARLILGGGVLNHCPGIRRRVLEGVRAWASQTSREGLLIADAELGDDSGLIGAALLAA; this is encoded by the coding sequence GTGGCAACGCTTGGAATCGACCTGGGTGGGACGTTCGCCCGTGCCGCCGTGGTGGACGAGGGGGGGAAGATGCTCGCCTCGGCCAAGGTAGCCCTGGCCGAGCGCAGCCCCTCCAGCGTGGTGGAGACCATCGCGGAGGCGGCATCCGCGGCGGTGCGCTCCGCGGGCGTCATCGTGGATGCCTGTGGCGTGGGGGCCGCCGCGCAGATTCACAAGGACTCGGGGGTGCTCTCGGTGGCCCCCAACCTGGGCTGGCGCAACGTGCCGCTGGGCCAGTTGCTCACCGACCGCCTGGGCCAGCCGGTGAAGGTGGTCAACGACCTGTCCGCCGCCGCGTGGGGGGAATTGCACGTGGGCGCGGGCCGGGGCGCGCAGGACCTGCTGGTGGTGTTCGTGGGCTCGGGGGTGGGCAGCGCCATCATCTCCGGAGGCCGGCTCTTGGACGGAGCGGGCGGCGTGGCGGGAGAGCTGGGCCACGTCAAAGTGGTGCCCGGGGGCCGGCGCTGCGGCTGTGGTGAGCAGGGGTGCCTGGAGGCCTACACGGGCGGGCACAACCTCATCGCCCAGGCGCGGGAGCTCCTGGATGCGGGAGCTTCGCCCGCACTGGCCCACCTGGTGGGAGACGAGGGCACGAAGCTGACGCCGGTGACGTTGGAGCAGGCGGCGGAAGCAGGCGACGCGGCGGCGCGAGAGGTGTATGAGCGGGCCGCGCACTTCCTGGCGTTGGCCGTGGCCAACCAGGTGACGGTGTTGAATCCCGCGCGTCTCATCCTCGGGGGAGGGGTGTTGAACCACTGCCCTGGGATTCGCCGCCGGGTGCTGGAGGGGGTGCGGGCGTGGGCGTCCCAGACGTCCCGGGAGGGGCTGCTCATCGCCGACGCGGAGCTCGGCGACGACAGCGGTCTCATTGGTGCGGCATTGCTGGCCGCGTGA
- the tpx gene encoding thiol peroxidase → MAEFKNQVTYRGQPVTLEGEGQVQVGDVAPDFTVWKGFFESHRLSELKGQVVVLSVAPSVDTKVCAVQLRMFNQQATGLGPDVKVWYLSLDLPFALNRFTAAEGIQNVAVLSDYKEREFARKYGLYMKELGVLARSTFVVGRDGRVVFREVVPEMMREPDYDAALEAVRQAL, encoded by the coding sequence ATGGCGGAGTTCAAGAACCAGGTCACCTACCGCGGACAGCCGGTGACGCTGGAGGGGGAGGGGCAGGTGCAGGTGGGGGACGTCGCGCCCGACTTCACCGTCTGGAAGGGGTTCTTCGAGTCCCACCGCTTGTCGGAGCTGAAGGGGCAGGTCGTCGTGCTGAGCGTCGCGCCCAGCGTGGACACCAAGGTGTGCGCGGTGCAGCTGCGCATGTTCAACCAGCAGGCCACGGGGCTGGGGCCGGACGTGAAGGTCTGGTACCTGAGCCTGGACCTGCCCTTCGCCCTCAACCGCTTCACCGCGGCGGAGGGGATTCAAAACGTCGCCGTGCTGTCGGACTACAAGGAGCGCGAGTTCGCGCGGAAGTACGGCCTGTACATGAAGGAGCTGGGAGTGCTGGCGCGCAGCACCTTCGTGGTGGGCCGGGATGGCCGCGTCGTCTTCCGCGAAGTCGTCCCGGAGATGATGCGCGAGCCGGACTACGACGCCGCGCTGGAAGCCGTCCGTCAGGCGCTCTGA